In one Paenibacillus sp. JQZ6Y-1 genomic region, the following are encoded:
- a CDS encoding transketolase family protein, with product MTLSGRDAYKDELTLLAQQDDRIVALEADLGGKKHPFEQQFPDRFFNLGIAEMTSVDIAAGLAEGGFKPFFSTFAPFVALRCAEHIKLALGYMRKNINIVSSYGGVSGGWFGTTHHALEDIGVIQTFENIRIACPHGEEETRRVIREAAASAQPYYIRLSRNDTFESIPSLAEGDELIVDGSWNEDAPVSLISIGEQATEMALTLKREQPQLNHLHLCYVDKEALIANLQRLENSGEQIVVVEEHRRAGSVGSYLSLLLPHKKVYAFTPNEQWPKYGGSHSDVLEYLGFTEERLRQFILDIRKGSPLCSYPY from the coding sequence ATGACTCTTTCTGGAAGAGATGCCTATAAGGATGAACTGACCTTGCTGGCACAGCAGGATGATCGAATCGTAGCGCTAGAAGCCGATCTAGGCGGCAAAAAGCATCCGTTTGAGCAGCAGTTTCCAGATCGCTTTTTCAATCTGGGTATTGCCGAGATGACATCAGTGGATATCGCTGCGGGATTGGCGGAAGGCGGGTTCAAGCCCTTTTTCTCCACCTTTGCTCCGTTTGTTGCGCTGCGCTGTGCCGAGCATATTAAGCTGGCACTCGGTTATATGCGCAAAAATATCAATATTGTTAGCAGCTATGGTGGCGTATCCGGTGGCTGGTTTGGTACGACTCATCATGCGTTGGAGGATATTGGTGTAATTCAGACGTTTGAAAATATTCGTATTGCCTGTCCGCATGGCGAAGAGGAAACGCGTCGTGTCATTCGAGAAGCGGCAGCATCTGCGCAACCGTACTACATCCGTTTGTCCCGCAACGATACATTTGAGAGCATTCCATCGCTCGCGGAGGGCGATGAGTTGATTGTGGATGGTAGCTGGAATGAAGATGCGCCGGTATCGCTCATTTCCATCGGCGAGCAGGCAACCGAGATGGCGTTAACGCTGAAAAGGGAACAGCCGCAGCTGAATCATCTGCATCTCTGTTATGTGGACAAGGAAGCGCTGATCGCCAATTTGCAGCGCCTTGAGAATAGTGGAGAGCAGATTGTAGTCGTGGAGGAGCATCGCCGCGCTGGTAGTGTCGGCTCGTATCTGAGTCTGCTGCTACCGCACAAAAAAGTGTATGCCTTTACCCCTAATGAGCAATGGCCCAAATACGGAGGCAGTCATAGCGATGTGCTGGAATATCTCGGATTCACAGAAGAACGTCTACGTCAGTTTATCCTTGATATTCGGAAAGGGAGTCCATTATGTTCCTATCCGTATTGA
- a CDS encoding 1-deoxy-D-xylulose-5-phosphate synthase N-terminal domain-containing protein translates to MPLTVNKRYEQTIQARKLIIDMAATEVGCHIGGSLSVIDLLLTSFALYGHDERNRIILSKGHAAAALYSTLHVLGLIQDNPADSYGKKDSLFTGHPNYLLPHIPFATGSLGHGPAYGAGWALSQRIRGEQGISIVISGDGELQEGSCWEALQVIAAKQINNFIHIIDVNGGQNDGLVQDISPLPHLGDRFRAFGFDVVEIDGHDLEQITAALEGKAERPLAILAHTIKGKGIKAMEGNPAAHYAKISRAQAYKWKEALI, encoded by the coding sequence ATGCCCTTAACCGTGAACAAACGATATGAACAGACGATTCAAGCACGCAAGCTGATTATTGATATGGCAGCCACCGAGGTAGGCTGCCATATAGGTGGTAGCTTATCGGTGATCGATCTACTGCTGACCAGCTTTGCGCTGTACGGTCATGATGAACGCAATCGGATTATTTTAAGCAAGGGGCATGCAGCGGCGGCACTATACAGCACATTGCATGTTTTGGGACTGATCCAAGACAATCCGGCAGACAGTTACGGGAAAAAGGATTCGCTGTTTACCGGGCATCCGAATTATTTGCTGCCGCATATTCCGTTTGCTACAGGCAGTCTTGGTCACGGTCCCGCGTATGGAGCAGGCTGGGCATTATCGCAGCGGATTCGCGGTGAACAGGGCATAAGCATTGTCATTAGTGGTGATGGGGAATTGCAGGAAGGCAGCTGCTGGGAAGCGTTGCAGGTGATCGCCGCCAAGCAAATCAACAATTTCATTCATATTATTGATGTGAACGGCGGACAAAATGACGGGCTAGTACAGGATATTTCGCCTCTTCCTCATCTGGGTGATCGCTTCCGAGCATTTGGCTTTGATGTGGTTGAAATTGACGGTCATGATCTGGAACAGATTACTGCGGCGCTGGAAGGAAAGGCAGAGCGCCCTCTAGCGATTCTCGCTCATACGATCAAAGGCAAAGGCATCAAGGCGATGGAAGGCAATCCTGCCGCCCACTATGCCAAAATCAGCCGTGCTCAAGCGTACAAATGGAAGGAGGCGCTGATATGA
- a CDS encoding M20/M25/M40 family metallo-hydrolase, with protein sequence MAVINNLHVIKLGSSTIVNSQTIFAEIADLSRRGAKILLIGGGAEAIEQKFAELNEPLKFLELDNGDQVRYCPPSDMDHIRQAYEDHIFAPVRAALQAQGLSVLAQCAGDHGWVLGTKGKPLKVRKDGKKLIVRDSLYGSYTGARHDVLLQLLHTHDVVCLAPPIYDPDIQQYINIDADMLAAHLAVATRASHVRFVTSTAGILQNVEDPQSTIRDIYPQQDDVVVSGRMKQKLRAAELTLSQGVADIAITGPHTLHGSGKTWFWRGNDLPDDIKLLHQVISIPSVSGDEGVLAEFLKERGASEQIAAEVDEVGNIVLSKGDGHHTLLLLGHIDTVPYLWPSTADDFQLSGRGSVDAKGSLVNFIEVLRRADVPPSFRLLVIGAVEEEVSSSAGAFYVRDHVQADAVIIGEPSGTSSLTLGYYGLFKLRLDVRQKQKHSAGKDSISPIDRVYQLAAHIRQQMELYDADHLSALIQLHSGSENGDHYASAVLNFRVSPQATAGYQQHIAELEWPDSTITVLRDTPGYQNSRRDQLVKAFVRGANGILDDKLTLQMKKGTSDMNTLATTWTDVPMVAYGPGDASLDHTDEEHIHVDEVRLSRDILLNSIHTWFSLNSKEEAYALNREQTI encoded by the coding sequence ATGGCCGTGATAAACAATCTGCATGTGATCAAGCTGGGTAGCAGTACGATTGTTAACAGTCAGACCATTTTTGCTGAGATCGCTGACCTGTCCCGCCGTGGAGCCAAGATTCTATTGATCGGCGGCGGAGCGGAAGCGATTGAACAGAAGTTTGCCGAGCTGAATGAGCCGCTCAAATTTCTAGAATTGGACAATGGCGATCAGGTGCGTTATTGCCCACCATCCGATATGGACCACATTCGGCAGGCGTACGAGGATCATATCTTTGCCCCTGTACGTGCGGCGCTACAAGCACAGGGATTGTCCGTACTGGCACAATGCGCTGGTGATCATGGCTGGGTGCTTGGCACCAAAGGCAAACCGCTCAAAGTTCGCAAAGATGGCAAAAAGCTGATCGTACGCGACTCACTGTATGGCAGCTACACAGGCGCGCGTCACGACGTGCTGCTGCAATTGCTGCATACGCATGATGTAGTCTGCCTAGCACCACCAATCTATGACCCAGACATTCAGCAGTATATCAATATTGATGCAGATATGCTGGCAGCGCATCTGGCAGTCGCTACTCGTGCGAGTCATGTACGCTTTGTTACGAGTACAGCAGGCATTTTGCAAAATGTCGAAGATCCGCAATCAACGATTAGGGATATTTATCCACAGCAGGATGATGTGGTTGTATCTGGGCGAATGAAGCAAAAGCTGCGCGCCGCGGAGCTGACCTTATCCCAAGGCGTAGCAGACATCGCCATTACTGGTCCCCATACTTTACACGGCAGCGGAAAAACTTGGTTCTGGCGTGGCAATGATCTACCCGACGATATCAAGCTGCTGCATCAGGTCATTAGTATTCCATCGGTATCTGGCGATGAAGGCGTATTGGCTGAATTTTTAAAAGAGCGAGGCGCTTCGGAGCAGATTGCGGCAGAGGTAGACGAAGTAGGCAATATTGTACTTAGCAAAGGGGATGGACATCATACATTGCTGCTGCTCGGTCATATTGACACCGTTCCTTATCTATGGCCCAGCACAGCGGATGACTTTCAGTTATCGGGACGGGGCAGCGTGGATGCAAAAGGCAGTCTGGTCAATTTTATCGAGGTGCTGCGCCGAGCAGACGTGCCGCCATCCTTTCGACTGCTTGTGATTGGAGCGGTAGAGGAAGAAGTGTCCTCATCCGCAGGTGCCTTTTACGTGCGTGATCATGTGCAGGCAGATGCAGTTATTATCGGTGAGCCGAGCGGAACGAGCAGTCTGACGCTGGGCTACTATGGATTGTTCAAGTTACGTCTCGATGTGCGGCAAAAGCAAAAGCATTCCGCTGGTAAAGACAGCATCAGCCCGATTGACCGCGTCTACCAGCTTGCCGCTCATATACGTCAGCAAATGGAACTGTATGATGCTGATCATCTGTCTGCATTGATCCAGCTTCACTCCGGCTCAGAGAACGGAGATCATTATGCGTCGGCTGTACTGAATTTCCGTGTATCTCCGCAGGCAACCGCTGGTTATCAACAGCATATTGCTGAGCTAGAGTGGCCAGATAGCACCATCACGGTGCTACGTGATACACCGGGCTATCAGAATTCGCGCCGAGATCAGCTGGTCAAGGCATTCGTTCGTGGTGCCAATGGCATACTGGATGATAAGTTAACCCTTCAAATGAAAAAAGGCACCAGCGATATGAATACACTAGCAACGACGTGGACGGATGTACCGATGGTCGCCTATGGTCCCGGTGATGCAAGTCTGGATCATACCGATGAGGAGCATATTCATGTAGATGAAGTGCGATTAAGTCGTGATATTCTGCTCAATAGTATTCATACTTGGTTCTCGCTTAACAGCAAGGAGGAAGCATATGCCCTTAACCGTGAACAAACGATATGA
- the argC gene encoding N-acetyl-gamma-glutamyl-phosphate reductase, with product MSTYRVGILGGNGFVGGELYRLLSAHPNFNVEFVSSESQAGRSVEKTHKAFLYRKVNPKLTYSKLAQLDGEYDLIFSALPTGILPQHLEHVLNHTKRIFNISGDYRFTDNNVLKTYYPGSLSTVQQAGSHYFIPEISEVNHDARVVNLPGCMAVASIYSIYPLVLHSLIQGHVFIDAKTGSSGAGKSSKETHADRVNNFRLHKGFEHRHLPEIERIASTYSEHALDVSFSAFSLDVARGIFVSAYSVLRDGVEESDVKKAFFQAYKSKPFIRYSGQASPGPMLKTVHGTNYAETAFIVKDGKCLSLVSIDNLLKGAAGQAIQAANIYYDIPETIGLTTEHEGIWP from the coding sequence ATGAGTACATACAGGGTAGGCATACTGGGCGGAAATGGATTTGTTGGTGGCGAATTATACCGACTGTTGAGTGCGCATCCCAATTTCAATGTGGAATTTGTCTCTTCGGAATCGCAGGCAGGTAGATCGGTTGAGAAAACGCATAAAGCATTTTTGTATCGTAAGGTGAATCCGAAGCTGACGTACAGCAAGCTGGCGCAGCTGGATGGAGAATATGATCTGATCTTTTCAGCGTTGCCGACTGGCATTTTGCCACAGCATCTAGAGCATGTGCTGAATCATACGAAGCGTATTTTTAATATTAGTGGCGATTATCGTTTTACGGATAACAACGTATTGAAAACATATTATCCAGGTTCTCTATCTACAGTACAGCAGGCGGGCAGTCATTATTTTATACCGGAAATCTCGGAAGTGAATCATGATGCACGCGTTGTCAATCTGCCGGGCTGTATGGCGGTTGCTTCCATTTACTCAATCTATCCACTTGTTCTGCATTCGCTGATTCAGGGGCATGTATTCATTGATGCGAAGACCGGTTCCAGTGGAGCAGGCAAAAGCAGTAAAGAAACGCACGCCGACCGTGTGAATAACTTCCGTCTGCATAAGGGGTTTGAGCATCGTCATCTGCCAGAGATCGAACGCATCGCTTCCACGTATAGCGAGCATGCGCTGGATGTGTCCTTCTCCGCATTCAGTTTGGATGTGGCACGCGGTATCTTTGTCAGTGCATATTCCGTACTGCGAGATGGAGTGGAGGAGAGCGATGTGAAAAAAGCCTTTTTCCAAGCATATAAGTCCAAGCCGTTTATCCGTTATTCCGGTCAAGCCTCACCGGGTCCGATGCTGAAAACGGTACATGGTACGAACTATGCTGAAACAGCTTTTATCGTCAAGGATGGCAAATGTCTCAGTCTCGTCTCGATTGATAATTTGCTCAAAGGAGCGGCGGGGCAGGCGATTCAAGCTGCCAACATCTACTACGACATTCCAGAAACCATCGGTTTAACAACAGAACATGAGGGGATATGGCCGTGA
- a CDS encoding aminotransferase class I/II-fold pyridoxal phosphate-dependent enzyme, giving the protein MKTDFNLNLLELPQEQWAQEQLAIEGGRAVLGQAGRKTIFPNITKEDVLQMLISIQKQPSDVVSEFTEQYRQYVGANYAISTASGTSSLHLALIGAGVQPGDEVILPAFTFIATAQAVVAAKAVPIFADVDPDTYCLHVNDIERLITPRTKVIMPVHVHGLPANIPAIQQLCDQYQLKLVEDASHAHSASIDGQLCGSLGDTAGQSLMADKNFPVGGEGGIAFFKTEEAYVRAQQFLENSGIDYDISWIAAAFGISQLQRLPYYDAVRQRNAHHLIDTLNATTLFQGPYIPEGYTHSFNMFRLRLNVDLPQFAGIPPYQVKEAIQTILMEEGVFAREWQNVPIPGHLPFINRKGFGNQYPFSLYEGGELPYGLEHFPNTLHMLNTTLAICRELRSPVEYEKLLTYELAFKKLDQHIDQIAEYARSLNSQPPYERDARLG; this is encoded by the coding sequence ATGAAGACTGATTTTAATTTGAATCTGCTAGAGCTGCCGCAAGAGCAATGGGCGCAGGAGCAGCTTGCAATCGAGGGTGGACGTGCAGTGTTAGGGCAGGCAGGACGCAAAACCATTTTCCCGAATATTACAAAGGAAGATGTGCTGCAAATGCTGATCTCGATTCAGAAGCAGCCGAGCGATGTGGTGTCTGAATTTACCGAGCAGTATCGTCAATATGTAGGCGCGAATTACGCCATCTCCACGGCGAGCGGTACATCGAGTCTGCATTTGGCATTGATCGGTGCAGGTGTGCAGCCGGGGGATGAAGTGATTTTGCCAGCGTTTACGTTTATCGCAACAGCACAGGCGGTCGTTGCTGCCAAAGCAGTACCGATCTTCGCCGATGTCGACCCGGATACGTACTGCTTACATGTTAACGATATTGAGCGCTTGATTACGCCGCGCACGAAGGTGATTATGCCGGTGCATGTGCATGGTTTGCCTGCCAATATCCCAGCAATTCAACAATTGTGCGATCAGTATCAGTTGAAGCTGGTGGAGGATGCGTCACATGCGCATTCCGCATCCATTGATGGACAGCTGTGCGGCTCGCTAGGCGATACCGCTGGTCAAAGTCTGATGGCGGACAAGAACTTTCCAGTCGGAGGCGAAGGTGGCATTGCCTTTTTCAAAACAGAAGAGGCTTATGTGCGTGCACAGCAGTTTCTAGAGAACTCTGGGATTGATTATGACATTTCGTGGATTGCGGCGGCGTTTGGTATCAGTCAGCTACAACGACTCCCGTATTACGATGCCGTACGGCAGCGCAATGCGCATCATCTGATTGACACCTTAAACGCGACAACGCTGTTTCAAGGACCGTATATTCCAGAAGGGTATACACATAGCTTTAACATGTTCCGATTGCGCTTGAATGTCGATTTGCCTCAATTCGCTGGTATTCCGCCGTATCAGGTGAAGGAAGCGATTCAGACGATTTTGATGGAGGAAGGTGTATTTGCACGCGAATGGCAAAATGTACCGATTCCCGGTCATCTGCCGTTTATTAATCGCAAGGGTTTTGGCAATCAATATCCGTTTAGTCTGTATGAGGGTGGCGAGCTGCCGTATGGTCTGGAACATTTCCCAAATACGCTGCATATGCTGAACACGACGCTGGCGATCTGCCGTGAATTGCGTTCACCAGTTGAATATGAGAAGCTGCTGACGTATGAATTGGCTTTTAAAAAGCTGGATCAGCATATTGATCAGATTGCCGAATATGCTCGCAGTCTGAACAGTCAGCCACCTTATGAACGGGATGCACGGCTCGGATGA
- a CDS encoding degT/DnrJ/EryC1/StrS aminotransferase: MSLTNITESPAKVSQKDYFSISFVLARVLNTGIIMSIEKNEKELKGLENALSKLSGKTYVNLYNSFTGAIHGALWGQDLVHGSVTSLPASATAQERRFVDWLGVRTEEGLDYPYTVINIDWNNLAQIDTLLQRHRQDEVIIVNFTGLSFGPIATLLTNDETLYKKSERLKIFGAFDLRTMWTQTEQELEIQPGVQFNYRLSPLVGACVKLALLRRDKQHED, encoded by the coding sequence ATGTCGTTAACGAACATCACGGAATCACCGGCTAAAGTATCGCAGAAGGACTACTTTTCCATCTCATTTGTGCTTGCCCGTGTACTGAATACCGGCATCATTATGAGTATTGAGAAAAATGAAAAGGAACTGAAGGGTCTGGAAAATGCCCTCTCCAAGTTATCTGGCAAAACGTATGTGAATTTGTACAATAGCTTTACTGGTGCAATTCATGGTGCGCTCTGGGGGCAGGATCTGGTTCATGGCAGTGTAACTTCGCTGCCAGCATCAGCGACTGCACAGGAACGCCGCTTCGTCGATTGGCTGGGGGTGCGTACAGAGGAGGGCTTGGATTATCCCTATACCGTCATCAACATAGATTGGAATAACCTAGCGCAGATTGATACATTGCTACAGCGACACCGGCAGGATGAAGTGATTATCGTTAATTTTACCGGCTTGTCCTTCGGTCCCATTGCGACCTTGTTAACGAATGATGAAACGTTGTATAAAAAGTCGGAGCGGCTCAAAATATTCGGTGCATTCGATCTGCGTACGATGTGGACGCAAACGGAGCAGGAGCTAGAGATTCAGCCGGGTGTGCAATTCAATTATCGTCTCAGTCCGCTGGTGGGAGCCTGCGTGAAGCTTGCATTGTTACGGAGGGATAAACAACATGAAGACTGA
- a CDS encoding RimK family alpha-L-glutamate ligase → MSNRQHHPRLLFCVTKLREEERRIYDVLIKSGVEVDVCTDNMQLELADIRHYDLALIRCLSQSKALERAQYIELAGVRTLNSYDAIRICTNKAFQAMVFQRHQIAQPEFAIAFTFDKLYEYLDRFDGRFVIKPVSSSWGRGVTLINDRLTLDAWIAARESLDPQGKALPVLVQEYVDKSNYDIRVVIVGDQPIVAIKRISHDSWITNTHLGADIEPIQVSQPIINISKQVTDAIGSGIYGLDLFYDHTRRMYMVCEVNQNPEFAKSWLIHKVDVAQRIAEYSVSVASQTELVSLPVRSSV, encoded by the coding sequence ATGTCCAATCGACAGCACCATCCCAGATTGCTATTTTGCGTAACGAAGCTGCGTGAGGAAGAGCGTCGGATTTATGATGTTCTGATCAAATCGGGTGTGGAAGTTGATGTATGTACGGATAACATGCAGCTGGAGCTTGCCGATATTCGTCATTACGATCTGGCATTGATTCGCTGCTTATCGCAGAGCAAGGCGCTAGAGCGTGCGCAATATATTGAGTTGGCAGGTGTTCGCACCCTCAATTCCTATGATGCGATCCGTATTTGCACGAATAAGGCGTTTCAAGCGATGGTGTTCCAGCGTCATCAGATTGCCCAGCCCGAATTTGCGATTGCCTTTACGTTTGACAAGTTGTACGAATATCTGGATCGGTTTGATGGCAGATTTGTCATCAAACCGGTCAGCTCATCATGGGGCAGAGGGGTGACATTGATCAATGATCGTCTAACATTGGACGCTTGGATTGCCGCCCGTGAATCGCTTGATCCGCAAGGTAAGGCATTACCGGTACTAGTGCAGGAATACGTGGATAAGTCCAATTACGATATTCGCGTGGTGATTGTCGGTGATCAACCGATTGTAGCTATCAAGCGCATCTCTCATGATAGCTGGATCACCAATACCCATCTCGGAGCAGACATTGAGCCGATTCAGGTAAGTCAGCCGATTATAAACATCAGCAAACAAGTCACTGATGCAATTGGAAGTGGCATATATGGATTGGATTTATTTTACGATCATACCCGCCGCATGTATATGGTATGCGAAGTGAATCAAAACCCCGAATTTGCGAAATCATGGTTAATCCATAAAGTCGATGTCGCTCAGAGGATTGCAGAGTACAGTGTAAGCGTAGCTTCGCAAACTGAGCTTGTCAGTCTACCTGTACGTTCGTCCGTTTAA
- a CDS encoding lysine biosynthesis protein LysW, with translation MMSVTATKCLTCDAEVEVDQQTVTGEIVECQECGQEHEFQWVNEQPNLVFAPEVEEDWGE, from the coding sequence ATGATGAGCGTAACAGCAACCAAATGCCTGACTTGCGATGCCGAGGTCGAAGTGGATCAACAAACCGTGACTGGAGAGATTGTAGAATGCCAAGAATGCGGGCAAGAGCATGAATTCCAATGGGTCAATGAGCAGCCGAATCTGGTATTTGCTCCAGAAGTGGAAGAAGATTGGGGTGAGTAA
- a CDS encoding flavodoxin family protein — MKFLHLDGSAREDGNTATLARQLLTHVEYNEIALRNHHIELIVDKRHDSEGFTSRQDEYEALLPVFLEADYVVFSSPVYWYGISAQLKAFIDRWSESLRIVPGFQEQVKGKKIFLVLVGGDDPQRKAQPIVQQFAYIAEFLELDLQGHLIGTGNKPGDILHDQIALEQARQINEQLKHIGERV; from the coding sequence ATGAAGTTTTTGCATCTGGATGGCAGTGCTAGAGAAGATGGCAATACTGCCACACTTGCTCGGCAGTTGCTGACCCATGTGGAGTACAACGAGATTGCATTACGGAACCACCACATCGAACTGATTGTTGACAAGCGTCATGATTCGGAGGGGTTCACTTCTCGACAGGATGAATATGAAGCGCTATTGCCAGTCTTTCTGGAAGCCGATTATGTGGTGTTTAGTTCACCGGTGTACTGGTACGGCATATCGGCACAGCTCAAAGCTTTTATTGATCGCTGGTCGGAATCGCTGCGTATTGTACCAGGATTTCAAGAACAGGTCAAAGGGAAGAAAATCTTTCTCGTGCTTGTCGGTGGAGATGATCCACAGCGCAAAGCGCAACCGATTGTACAGCAGTTTGCGTACATCGCTGAATTTTTAGAATTGGATCTGCAAGGTCATTTGATTGGTACCGGCAACAAGCCGGGAGATATTTTGCATGATCAGATTGCGCTGGAACAGGCGCGGCAAATCAATGAGCAGTTAAAACACATAGGGGAGCGTGTATGA
- a CDS encoding DnaD domain-containing protein, which translates to MGGEQWKSWAQGAAYAMGAQTANIPYALLKYYQALDLDDAEAMLLLQLLSFRQVEHNEFPTLEELEWRTGAAPAIIGARIQKLMKSGFIAIEDEQDPLTGVRYERYDLGGLYVKLGTVLASEQQERNTVIRQAEEAAKTPAAKEEERERNLFIIFEKEFARPLSPMECETISGWLDQDRYPEELILMALKEAVFAGKLHFRYIDRILLEWNRNRIRTPDDVRAYTQKFRQR; encoded by the coding sequence ATGGGCGGAGAACAATGGAAATCATGGGCACAGGGCGCCGCCTATGCCATGGGCGCGCAAACGGCGAATATTCCGTATGCGCTGCTCAAATATTATCAGGCGCTTGATCTAGACGATGCGGAAGCGATGCTGCTATTGCAGCTGCTATCGTTTCGTCAGGTGGAGCATAATGAATTTCCGACACTGGAAGAGCTGGAGTGGCGCACAGGCGCAGCTCCTGCCATCATTGGGGCGCGGATTCAGAAATTAATGAAATCCGGTTTTATCGCTATTGAGGATGAGCAGGACCCGCTGACTGGTGTGCGTTACGAACGCTATGATCTAGGCGGATTGTATGTCAAGCTTGGCACTGTGCTTGCTTCGGAGCAGCAGGAGCGCAATACTGTGATTCGTCAGGCAGAGGAAGCAGCGAAGACACCAGCGGCAAAAGAGGAAGAGCGCGAACGCAACCTGTTCATTATTTTTGAAAAGGAATTTGCGCGTCCTTTATCGCCGATGGAATGTGAAACGATCTCCGGCTGGCTGGATCAGGATCGTTATCCAGAAGAGCTGATTCTAATGGCACTGAAGGAAGCGGTATTCGCAGGCAAACTTCATTTTCGCTATATTGACCGGATTTTATTGGAGTGGAATCGCAATCGGATTCGCACACCCGATGATGTACGGGCATATACACAGAAGTTTCGTCAGCGCTAA
- the asnS gene encoding asparagine--tRNA ligase, whose protein sequence is MSTKTVIKKVNEHIGESVTIGAWINNKRSSGKIQFLQLRDGTGYIQGVVVKSEVPESVWNDAKSLTQESSLYVTGVIREEPRSKSGFEMTVTGIEVLHITSEYPITPKEHGIDFLMDHRHLWLRSTRQRAVMVIRAEIIRAVQEFFNTNGFTKVDPPILTPSAAEDTTELFHIKYFDEDAYLTQSGQLYMEAAAMALGKVYSFGPTFRAEKSKTRRHLIEFWMIEPEMAFVNHEESLEVQEQFVSHVVQSVLKNCRPELETLERDVTKLENITGSFPRITYDEAIEFLKGKGFDIPWGDDFGAPHETAIAEAYDKPVFITHYPKDIKAFYMKPDPNRPEVVLCADMIAPEGYGEIIGGSQRIDDPELMEQRFKEHDLGEAYQWYMDLRTYGTVPHSGFGLGLERTVAWICGLDHVRETIAFPRMLYRLYP, encoded by the coding sequence ATGTCCACTAAAACCGTTATTAAAAAAGTCAATGAGCATATTGGCGAATCGGTAACGATTGGAGCTTGGATCAACAACAAGCGTTCCAGCGGTAAAATTCAATTTTTGCAGCTGCGTGATGGTACAGGATACATCCAAGGCGTTGTCGTAAAAAGTGAAGTGCCAGAGAGCGTTTGGAATGATGCGAAAAGCCTCACGCAAGAAAGCTCGCTGTATGTAACAGGTGTTATTCGTGAAGAACCGCGCAGTAAATCCGGTTTTGAAATGACCGTTACTGGTATCGAAGTGCTTCATATTACGTCTGAATACCCGATTACACCGAAAGAGCACGGCATCGACTTCCTGATGGATCATCGCCACCTGTGGCTGCGTTCCACTAGACAGCGTGCGGTAATGGTCATCCGCGCCGAAATCATTCGTGCGGTTCAGGAATTTTTCAATACGAACGGTTTTACCAAAGTTGATCCGCCGATTCTGACACCGTCTGCCGCAGAGGATACAACCGAACTGTTCCATATCAAATATTTTGACGAGGATGCGTACCTGACCCAAAGTGGACAGCTGTATATGGAAGCAGCAGCGATGGCACTGGGCAAAGTATACTCGTTCGGACCTACCTTCCGCGCGGAGAAATCCAAAACGCGTCGTCACTTGATCGAGTTCTGGATGATCGAGCCGGAAATGGCATTCGTGAATCATGAGGAAAGTCTGGAAGTGCAGGAGCAATTCGTTTCTCACGTCGTACAATCCGTACTGAAAAACTGCCGTCCAGAGCTGGAAACACTGGAGCGCGATGTGACTAAGCTGGAAAACATCACTGGTTCGTTCCCACGCATCACGTATGATGAAGCGATTGAGTTCCTGAAAGGCAAAGGCTTTGACATTCCATGGGGTGACGATTTTGGTGCGCCGCATGAAACAGCGATTGCGGAAGCTTATGACAAGCCAGTCTTCATTACGCATTATCCAAAAGACATCAAAGCATTCTATATGAAGCCTGATCCAAATCGTCCAGAAGTCGTACTGTGTGCCGATATGATCGCACCAGAAGGCTATGGCGAGATCATCGGTGGCTCGCAGCGTATCGACGATCCAGAACTGATGGAGCAACGCTTCAAAGAGCATGATCTGGGCGAAGCTTACCAATGGTACATGGATCTGCGCACGTACGGTACGGTTCCGCATTCCGGTTTCGGTCTGGGTCTGGAGCGTACAGTTGCTTGGATTTGTGGTCTGGATCACGTACGTGAGACAATTGCATTCCCTCGTATGCTGTATCGTCTGTATCCGTAA